In the Streptomyces coeruleoprunus genome, GACGGCCACCGCGACGCCCGCGAACTGGACCAGCCCCGGCCGCTCGCCGAGCAGGAGCCCGCACGCCACCGGCACGACGACGCCGAGCGAGGCGAGGGGCGAGACCACGCCCATCGGGCCCAGCGCCAGCGCCTTGTAGAAGGCCAGCATGGCCACCGGGCCCACCGCTCCCGCGGCCACCGCGAACCAGAGGCGCGGCCCCGCCTCGCTCCAGGCTCCGGTCGCCACGACGATGGCGCCGAGGACCACCACGGCGATGGTCTGCGAGGCGACGACCACGGTCAGCGCGGGCGCGCGTCGGGTGAGCAGCCCGCCACCGAAGTCGGCCAGCCCCCACAGCAGGGCGGTGGCCAGGGCGAACAGTGCTGTCATGGAAGCCTCGCAGTACAGTGCGGTGAACAAGGGGGTGCACCACACCGTAGTGCAGTCCATTGAACTGTGTCATCCAGGATATTGGACGGAACCGTGTCGGACCTCGATCAGCTCACCCAGTCCCTGGCCCGGAACCTCAAGCGGTGGCGGGGCGAGCGGGGCTTCACGCTCGACGCGCTGGCCGCCCGCTCGGGGGTGAGCCGCGGCATGATCATCCAGATCGAGCAGGCCAGGACCAATCCGAGCGTCGGCACCACGGTCAAACTCGCGGACGCCCTCGGCGTGTCCATCACCACGCTGCTGGACTACGAGCAGGGGCCGCAGGTGCGGCTCGTCCCCGCCGATCAGGCGGTCCGCATGTGGTCGACGCCCGCCGGCAGCCACACCACCCTGCTGGTGGGCACCGAGGCCCGGGGTCCGCTGGAGCTGTGGTCCTGGACCCTGATGCCGGGGGACGCCAGTGCGTCCGACGCCCACCCCGACGGCACGACGGAACTGCTGCACGTCGCGGCGGGGGAGCTGACCCTGGTCGTGGACGGGGTGGAGCACCGGGTGCCCGCGGGGGCGTCGGCAACCTTCGAGTCCAACGTCCCGCACGCGTACCGCAACGACGGGGACGAGCCGGTCGCGATGACCATGGCGGTCTCCGTCCCGCCCGTGCGCTGACCCCGCCGTCGGGGCGGGGTCGTGAGGTCGGGCAGGGGCGGCGGTCGGGGCAGGGCCGTGCCCGCCGGTGCAGGGCCGTGCCCTCCCCCCGTCGGCCGAATGTCCTCGGCGTCAGCGCAGCCGGGGGATCTCGATCGCCGGGCAGCGGTCCATCACCATGTCCAGGCCCGCCGCGCGCGTCCGCGCGTAGGCTCCCTCGTCCACGACGCCCAGCTGGAACCAGACGGCCTTCGCCCCGACCCGTACGGCCTCGTCCGCGATGCCTCCCGCGAGGGAGCTGTTGACGAAGACGTCCACCACGTCGACCGGGAACGGGATGTCCTCCAGTGAGGCGTACCCCTGCTCGCCGTGCACCGTCTCGGCCTTCGGGTGCACCGGAACGATCCGCTTGCCGAACTCCTGGAGGAGGGCGGCGACGCCGTACGCCGCGCGGGAGCGGTTGCCCGACAGCCCCACCACGGCCCAGGTGTCCCCGGACTCGGTCAGGATCCGGCGGATCGTCTCCGCCTCGCCGGTCTCCGCGGTCTCCGTCTCGCTCTGCACGTGGGCCTCCTGTGAACCGGGTCGACGTCTCCCGTCGACGCTGCTGCGGAAACCCCTGGCGGGTCCCCGTCATTCCCGCGTCGTAATTCCCTTCCGCTGCGCGATGGATAGTGGCACTATCTATGTATGGATAGCGTCACTACCTATTTGTGAGGAGGGCCACCATGCCCACGCTTCCCTGGACCACCCCCAACCCCGCCCCGCCCCACGCCACCGTCCACGTCATGGCCTCGCGGTTCGAGGTGCGTTCCCTCCGGGACGTACCGCGCTTCTTCCTGAAGTCCCTCGCCGCATGGCGCCAGGTCACGTCCGCCCCCGGCGCCTACGGCGCATCCCTCGTGGCGCGGCCCCTGAAGCGGACCTTCTACACGCTCTCCGCCTGGCAGGACCGCGACGCCCTCTACGCCTACGCCCGCGCCGAGCCGCACCGGTCGATCATGAAGGGCCTCGGCCCGACCATGCGCGGCTCCACCTTCACCTTCTGGCAGGCGACCGCCGACGACCTCCCCCTCGCCTGGGAGGACGCCATGCGCCGCCTCGCCGACCAGGCCGAACGGGACGCCGCGCAGGGGGACGCCCCGAAGGGCGGCGCCGCGAGCAACTAGGGTGGCGGGATGCAGGAGCAGTACCGGACGGTGGCCCGCGAGGGCGTGCACGAGACCGAGATCAACCGATCGCGCTTCCTCTGCGCGCTCGCCCCCGCCGCGACCGAGCAGGAGGCGCAGGACTTCGTCGCACGCATCCGCAGGGAACACCCCACCGCCACCCACAACTGCTACGCCTACGTGATCGGCGCCGACGCCGCCGTGCAGAAGGCCAGCGACGACGGCGAGCCCGGCGGCACCGCGGGCGTCCCGATGCTCCAGATGCTCATGCGCCGCGAGATGCGGTACGTCGTCGCCGTCGTCACGCGGTACTACGGCGGCGTCAAGCTCGGCGCCGGCGGCCTGATCCGCGCGTACGGCGGCGTCGTCGGCGAAGCGCTCGACGCCCTCGGCACCCTCACCCGCCGGCGCTACCGCCTCGCCACGGTCACCGTCGACCACCAGCGCGCCGGGAAGCTCCAGAACGACCTGCGCGCCACCGGCCGCACCGTACGTGACGTGCGTTACGCCGAAGCCGTGCGCATCGAGATCGGCCTGCCGGACGCCGACGTCGACAACTTCCGCGCCTGGCTGGCCGATACCACGGCCGGCACGGCCACGCTGGAACTCGGCGGCGAGGCCTACGGGGACGACTGAACCGCCCCTCGCTGTCAGACCCGGCCACTACGCTCACGGATCATGAGACTCCTGCACACGTCCGACTGGCACCTGGGGCGCTCGTTCCACCGGGTCGGTCTCCTGGAGGCCCAGGCCGCGTTCCTGGACCACCTCGTCGCCACCGTGCGCGAGCACCGGGTGGACGCGGTGCTCGTGGCAGGAGACGTCTACGACCGGGCGGTGCCGCCGCTCGCCGCCGTGGAGCTGTTCGACGACGCCCTGCACCGGCTCGCCGAGGCCGGTGTGCCCACGGTCATGATCTCCGGCAACCACGACTCGGCGCGCCGCCTCGGCGTCGGCGCCGGACTGATCGGTCGGGCCGGCATCCATCTGCGGACCGACCCGGCGGGCGTCGGCACGCCGGTCGTCCTCACCGACGCCCACGGCGACGTGGCCGTCTACGGCCTGCCGTACCTGGAACCGGCGCTGGTACGCGAGCGGTTCGGCGCCGCGCAGGCAGGCCACGAGGCCGTGCTCGCCGCCGCCATGGACCGCGTCCGCGCCGACCTCGCAGGGCGCCCGCCCGGCACCCGCTCCGTCGTCCTCGCCCACGCCTTCGTCGCCGGCGGCGAACCGAGCGACAGCGAGCGCGACATCACCGTGGGCGGCGTCGCCGCCGTACCCGCCGGGATCTTCGACGGCGTGGACTACGTCGCCCTCGGACACCTCCACGGCAGCCAGACCCTCACCGAGCGCGTGCGCTACTCCGGCTCGCCCCTCGCGTACTCCTTCTCGGAGTGGCGGCACCGCAAGACGATGTGGCTCGTCGACCTCGGCCCGGACGGGCGCATCGCCGCGGCCGGCCGGATCGACTGCCCCGTTCCCCGCACCCTCGCCCGCATCCGCGGACCGCTCGACCAGCTCCTCACCGACCCGGCGCTCGACCACCACGAGGACTCCTGGGTCGAGGCCACCCTCACGGACGCCGTCCGCCCCGCCGAACCGATGGCCCGCCTCACCAAGCGCTTCCCGCACACGCTCAGCCTCGTCTTCGACCCCGACCGCACGGACGACGACGCCCGGCCCTCCTACGCCGAGCGCCTGCGCGGTCGCACCGACCAGCAGATCGCGGAGGACTTCGTGACCCACGTACGGGGCGGGGCCGCCCCCGACCCCCACGAGCGCGCCGCCCTGCACGACGCCCTCACCGATGTCCGCACGGACATGGCCGCACGGGAGCGCGAGGTCGCCCGATGAGGCTGCACCGGCTCGACATCACCGGCTTCGGACCCTTCGGCACCGCCCAGCGGATGGATTTCGACGCGCTCTCCACCGCCGGGCTCTTCCTCCTCCACGGCCCCACCGGCGCCGGCAAGACCTCCGTCCTCGACGCCGTGTGCTTCGCCCTGTACGGATCGGTGCCCGGCGCCCGGCAGTCCCCCGGCACCTCGCTGCGCAGCGACCACACTCCACCCGGCACCCTGACCGAGGTCGTCCTCGAACTCACCGTCGCCGGACGCCGCCTGGAGATCACCCGCCGTCCCGAACAGCTCCGCCCCAAGAAGCGCGGCCAGGGCTTCACCAAGGAGAAGGCCCAGTCCTGGCTGCGCGAGCACGACCCGGCGACCGGCGAGTGGAAGGCCCTCAGCCGCTCGCACCAGGAGATCGGCGAGGAGATCACCCAGCTCATCGGCATGAACCGGGAGCAGTTCTGCCAGGTGGTCCTCCTCCCGCAGGGCGACTTCGCCCGCTTCCTGAGGGCCGACGCCGAAGCGCGCGGCAAGCTCCTCGGCCGGCTCTTCGACACCCGCCGCTTCGCCGCCGTCGAAGAACGCCTCGCCGATCTGCGCCGCACCGCCGAACAGCAGGTCAAGGACGGCGACCAGCGGCTCCTCGCCGTCGCCCACCGCATCGCGCAGGCCGCCGGGGACACCGCCGGCGACTGGCCCGCACCCGCCGGCGAACCGGGCGAACCCGGCCTCGCCGAATCCGTCCTCACCTGGGCCGCCGTCGCCCGCTCCGGCGCCCGCGAGGCCCGCGACGTGGCCGAATTGGCCCTGCTGGCCGCCGAGAGCCGACACGCCGCGGCCCGGCGCGCCCTGGACGACGAACGCGAGCTGGCCGCCCGCCAGCAGCGCCACGCCGACGCCCTGCGCCGCGCCGCCGAACTGGAACAGCGCCGCGACGAGCGCGACGCCTGGCAGCTGCGCCTGGAGCGGGCCCGCAAGGCCGAGCGGGTCGCCGGGCCGCTGCACCTGCGCGACGAGGCCGAGCGGGAGCACCGGGCCGCCCGCACCGCCCGGCAGCACGCCGTCGCCGGCCTGCCGCCGGAACTCGCCGACGCGGGCGCCGACCACCTCACCGAACGCGAACGGGCACTCCGCCAGGACCTCGGCGGCCTCGACGCCGCCCGCCGCGCCGAGCGGCGCAGCGCCGAGATCG is a window encoding:
- a CDS encoding XRE family transcriptional regulator, giving the protein MSDLDQLTQSLARNLKRWRGERGFTLDALAARSGVSRGMIIQIEQARTNPSVGTTVKLADALGVSITTLLDYEQGPQVRLVPADQAVRMWSTPAGSHTTLLVGTEARGPLELWSWTLMPGDASASDAHPDGTTELLHVAAGELTLVVDGVEHRVPAGASATFESNVPHAYRNDGDEPVAMTMAVSVPPVR
- a CDS encoding CoA-binding protein; translation: MQSETETAETGEAETIRRILTESGDTWAVVGLSGNRSRAAYGVAALLQEFGKRIVPVHPKAETVHGEQGYASLEDIPFPVDVVDVFVNSSLAGGIADEAVRVGAKAVWFQLGVVDEGAYARTRAAGLDMVMDRCPAIEIPRLR
- a CDS encoding DUF3291 domain-containing protein, whose amino-acid sequence is MPTLPWTTPNPAPPHATVHVMASRFEVRSLRDVPRFFLKSLAAWRQVTSAPGAYGASLVARPLKRTFYTLSAWQDRDALYAYARAEPHRSIMKGLGPTMRGSTFTFWQATADDLPLAWEDAMRRLADQAERDAAQGDAPKGGAASN
- a CDS encoding YigZ family protein yields the protein MQEQYRTVAREGVHETEINRSRFLCALAPAATEQEAQDFVARIRREHPTATHNCYAYVIGADAAVQKASDDGEPGGTAGVPMLQMLMRREMRYVVAVVTRYYGGVKLGAGGLIRAYGGVVGEALDALGTLTRRRYRLATVTVDHQRAGKLQNDLRATGRTVRDVRYAEAVRIEIGLPDADVDNFRAWLADTTAGTATLELGGEAYGDD
- a CDS encoding exonuclease SbcCD subunit D, producing MRLLHTSDWHLGRSFHRVGLLEAQAAFLDHLVATVREHRVDAVLVAGDVYDRAVPPLAAVELFDDALHRLAEAGVPTVMISGNHDSARRLGVGAGLIGRAGIHLRTDPAGVGTPVVLTDAHGDVAVYGLPYLEPALVRERFGAAQAGHEAVLAAAMDRVRADLAGRPPGTRSVVLAHAFVAGGEPSDSERDITVGGVAAVPAGIFDGVDYVALGHLHGSQTLTERVRYSGSPLAYSFSEWRHRKTMWLVDLGPDGRIAAAGRIDCPVPRTLARIRGPLDQLLTDPALDHHEDSWVEATLTDAVRPAEPMARLTKRFPHTLSLVFDPDRTDDDARPSYAERLRGRTDQQIAEDFVTHVRGGAAPDPHERAALHDALTDVRTDMAAREREVAR